Genomic DNA from Setaria italica strain Yugu1 chromosome V, Setaria_italica_v2.0, whole genome shotgun sequence:
CTACATGCATTGCCCACATTACAAACCTGATCAATTGATCGTTCAGTGAGGTGTGTGAGATGCGGGGCGCCAGGCCATCTCAGCTCCTAATCgtcaccatcctcctcctcgccgccgtctcgtCGGCGTCGCCTCACTCGTCGGAGGCTCGTCCATGCCCAGGTCGTCAGTTCTAGCTAGCTAGTTCAGTGACTTTCTCGGGTTTTGAATTTCAATCATCTTGTTTCGTTTTAAGAAAACTTTAGGGTTCTGAATTCAGCTCACTTTACAATCAACTGATAGTTTTGTGTTCACTGCATCTCTCTAATCGGCTGATGTGTGTACTCGATCTAATGCATGTTCCAGGCCTTATTACCGGAGTGCCACGAGGTCCAAGGAAGCTTAACCAGGTACTGCCTTCTCCTCCGGCGCCGACATCAGGCACCACAATCGGCActcgcaccgccgccgccgccgtcgtggtgtccccgccgcctccgaaGTGACGACTGACGACCGACCACGCGTTTATGCACTTGACTGGAGTCATCAGTGATGCATACATATATGATATAGAGGGAACCGCTGTCTTTAGCTCAAATGTGGGTGGGAAACTGGCATATAATCTATGCACAGTTGGTGTCGAGAGAAATTAAAGCTcctgacatttttttttcttcttctttcgttAGGATTATATAgctcttcagagttcagattaGCAAACGATCAGTTGACGCTTTGGATCTTGGACTCGATTATTTTCACAAAAAATAAATAGTTCTTATAGGTCAGGATTTTAGATGCAATATATGATATGGTTGACGAAATATATGCTCTAAAATCGTGCACAAAAAGGTTCAGGTGAAATCGTTTTAAGAGCTGGCTCAGCTACTGAAGGATGCAATCACTGGACGTGCATTGGCAGCTTGGCGCCGCGCTGCGGGCGCTCGAGAGTTTCCGGCTcggtgaggactgaggagaCGGCAAGCTGCTGGACCCGTAACGTCTTCGTCGTAGGCTCGTAGACGTCGACCTCAGCGCTCGTAGACTACCTTGACATTATGTGGGCCAGGAACGGGTTCTAGCAGACCATTCTCGAGTTCGGCCTCAACTTCCTCCAGCAAGTTTAGAGACCAACGGATGCATTTCACATGTAACTTTCTCTAATTCTGATGTTTcgtacgtactccctccgttcccgtatgtactccctccattcccgTTTACAAAGTGTGACATGATACGGCACGACCTCCCAAATTAAACtttaaccattcatttatcttgtattatattatttatgattataaatttataattattggagtcgtattaaaaaataaaaatttgttAGCTAAATTATTAATTAAAGATTGTAAAGTTCCAAATAACTTTCTGTTATTCTGATGTTTTGTTTCAGGACATTGACATCATGTGGTTCCAGAACCCGATGCAGCACATCGCAATCACGTCGGACATCGCAGCGACAGACAAAATTGCATTCTCTTTTTTTGCACACAATGCAACGGCAACTTCTGTTATCGACTTGCCTGGTCAAAATAAGCGTGCAAATAATATTCTAGTAGATCCAATGGGTCACAAAGACAGGTGCCCAGATATATCAAACCTATTGTATTGGGAATTGATCGTACACTCAGGAcagcatcaagctgagcaaatccaGATTCAAAAATATTGGTACCGCAAATATCTTTAGGCAAGGCTGCCATAAAAAGTACATAAACGAGCTAAAGCTATTTAATTTCTTCCACAAAATACCCTCTCGCTCAGCAAGTTAGCATACTTCACTGCTTCCTTGGTGCGACAATGTTGTCAGGCTACATAATATAAGGATTGCATTCGTTAGAAACAGAGCTAAATAAAAGCCACTTCTAAGAAAGATTGGATTGAAATGGCAAGAACATATATGTGTGCTTTCTACCAGATTAAATTCCACGAAGAAAAGGGAAACCACAAAGTGGTGAATGGAATTTCCTTGATCATGGTATTTTTCTTTATTATAACTTAAAAGATGAATTAATAACAGTATGACAAGTCAATACATACAGATTTCTTACAGTTTAGTCTTATACTAAGTAAAATTGAAGGAGGATACTTCAGAACATGTATCATAAGAATTTAAGTCAAACAGCTCTGAAAGTTAGTCCAGTGCAAGAAGCTCAGACAATATCAAGATAGTGTTTGATGAACATGTATTCAGAGGGTTAAAAAAAATACCTCTTTCTTCACAGGCTCTTCCTTCTCTGACAGGATCAGCTCAATGTGGCAAGGTGAGGACATGTAAGCTGCAGGAAAGCAAAATTAAATATACCATTCAACAGAGGCGCAAGAATGAAACATCATACTTCAATACGTACGATTGATGCGTCCATGAGCACGGTATGTGCGGCGCCTCTGCTTCTGGGCTTGGTTCACCTGGATGTGTGAAACATAGAGGTTGTCGACATCCAAGCCTTTCACCTAGAAATAACACAAAAATAAATTAACCCCAACAATAGGAAGTGCCATGCGCATCTAAAActaaaaggaagaagaaaaaaaaggcagcaGCAATATACATCAGCGTTACTCTCAGCATTCTTCAGCAAATCCAAAATGAACCTGGCTGATTTAACAGGCCAGCGTCCCTGTCCATTTGAGTGGCGAGACTTTGCTTGTGCAGTGCGACCAACACCCCCACAGTATCTCCGGAAGGGAATTGCCTGCTTGTGTGCCATAACATCCTCAAGGTACCGCTTAGCTTTGGTCAAAGACAGCTTGCGAAGTGCAAAAGCTGTCTCCCTTGTATTCTGCAATGGTTAATTCCTGTTTAGTAAGAGAAACTGAAAAGATGTTGTGAATGCCAGAGGCGCCGTATGATATCAACTAATTAGTGATCTCAATATCACAGGATACCTATGTCATATGTGGGAAAGCTCGAGGGTCGAGCTTCCACACTCGTTCAATGTAATGTTGATAGGATAGCCCTAAGCGCCTAATCATCTAACAGCAATTCTGCCTAAATATTCTGTGAAAGCATGTTTTCTAATGTCCACTTGGTGGTATACCTGTGTGACTTAACTGACAAAGTGACAAGACCAAATAGAGGAATGCACAACTTGTTTCAAATAGCCAGAAAGGTAGAGAACATCAAAAGTGGAAGAGAAGGCATCAACTTAAAAAGGATTGCAGGACAatgattcaaaagaaaaaaaatggctgCTAGCTAGCCCCCATAGTCACATGAGTGAACTATGATGCTTATCATGATATAGCTCACACTAAAATCAGCAATCATAAGTTCCTCCGAAACTTAACATAAGCAAAACAATTTCCACTATGAATAAAAGAGTTTGTTTCAGGTGTAATTAGATTGATGCAAGCCATGTCAATGCAATATTCGTAGTTCCTCTCATCTTACAATATACTGTTTTCAAGCAAAATTTTCTACATAGGCATTGTATGAACAATGGGACAGGCGTGGATTTTGGATGAAACAGAGGCATCGTTAAGGTATATCAACAGAAATAAAAACATGTTTAAATATGTCACATTGTCTACGAACCATTTGTAATGGAAAGCAATACAATGATTCATCACATAATACTCAACAATGTGTTGATGTCACTAAAGTAACGTGGGAACTGCTCATATGAAAACACAGAAGAACCTTTACTCTTTAGTCTTTGTTTCCACAATCCAATTCATTCACGCATGATGCCACACTTGTTGGTACATTACTTAGCCCTAACTACCATAAAACAACTTAATTCACCAAAATCGTATCAGACGCGCAGCTAAATAATGAGAAATCAAGCGGGTTTAAGAAGCGCACCTTGAAATGCACCCTAAGATCCCTGCCCATGGCCTTGGCCGCTGCACAGATAACACAAACACGCCCATCAGAACCACCACAATAAGATGAAAAGGCCTCAACACAAGACCAACGCATTGCGGGAACAAAAGGGGCCAGATCTTACACTTGGTAGGGTTGCCCGACTCCTGCGAGTACTTCACCTGCGACACAACAGCGAGATGTCAGTCAGATAAACCGAACGAAGCATGGTAGTACGGTTGCGGACGAGGCTGCTGAGAGAGGTTGGCCcgaccatggcggcggcggcggtagggagtgcggcggcggaggagggaggatcGCCTTCGCACGAACACTCCGCACTGACGAAGcaccgaggcggcggcggtctaAGCGGTGAGGGAAACCCTAGTGCTAAGCGCTCTAGGTAGACGGGCCGACGTGCGAGTCGATGATTTAGATGGGTGAAATGTAGACAGCCCAAGTAGCTCAGAAGCCCATGTAGGGGGACAGAGAAGGCCCAAAAAATCCGGTCTTCTCTCAGGCCCGTGTCGGCCCAGATGGCCTCTCTCTCTGGCCCGAGATCGAGTCCGAGCGGGCCAAGCTCGGCGCAGTAAAATAACTTCGTGCTCCAAAAATCTCTATTTTCTTTGTcacttcctctccctctctttcggaaaataaaaaatgcaacTTGATCTTTATTTTCTAATAAAACCTTAGATATGATGGCTAAGACGTCATATTATTTCCCATTCTATAGAAAAGTGCCATATATTCATTTACCTATTTGATTAATTTAACCATCCTCAAATGCATTTCAGGAATTGGAAAGAACACATAGAATGGTTTCTCATTCATCTCTTTGGTGCACTTTTGTGCATAGAACATCTCGGTATATTCAGTTCTTGCTACAGGCACATCTGGATCCCTCTcaccccccccccaaaaaaaaaacatagacaCAATGCGTTTTATTATGATGTTTCTACTATTTGCCTCTTCCTTCATCTAAAGCAACCCAGAGTATGAAGAGCATCTTGTAACCCATTGAGTTCGTGCCAAGTATCATTTCTACTTTCACAAAAGTAGGGTGAATAAGATAATGCCAACATGCTAACTCATCCAAAGATGCCACATTTGACAAGGCATGAGCATATCGTGCGCCATGTCAGGTTAGGGACCATTTTATCCTAACAAGAAAACTTTAAGGACTTGAGTGGCTGATTTGATACTTGAGGGGGCCAAAGTGACCCTCAATACAAAGTTGAGGGATGCATTTGGCTATTCCGCAACGAAAACTAATCTCCTCCGCGAGTCCCTAAGACTGCAACAAAATCTGGATAATGATCTCTATCGATAAAGTACCATACTTTTCTTCCGTTGAcccaaaagaaaagggaaaaggaatgGTGGGTGCGGTCAAGTGGTACCATGTCAAACACTGAATCCCAAGCTTGCCACACTGGCTTCCATGCTGTTTCCGGCAATCGATCGAGCCCCAGTGGTtgatggggtgtttggttccctttgcttatttttaagcaagtgtcacatcaatgtttagatactaattaggagtattaaacgtaggctatttacaaaacccattacataagtggaggctaaacagcgagacgaacctattaagcctaattaatccatcattagcaaatgtttactgtagcaacacattgtcaaatcatgaactaattaggcttaatagattcgtcttaccgtttagcctccacttatgtaattggttttgtaaatagtctacgtttaatactcctaattaatatctaaacattcgatgtgacgggtgcttaaaaataagcaaaagaaccaaaccaggcctcagACTAACCACGGCCTGGCAAGCTTGCTGCGTGGCCACAGGTCGAATCCAGTTCGCACCGTATATGCGTGCAGTGTGCAAGTCCAAAGCCGCCAGGTAGCGCGAATCTCGACGCGCGGGACGATGGCGCTGCTCACCAGGCTAGCTCGAGATCCTAGACCCCACCACATGCATGCACGGCGGTGAAACCTCGGCCAGCACGAATTAACGTTGTATAAACCTTGGCCTCCCGTATTGCAGGTGTGCGTATGTATTTGTGCTGCCTGTGGTGATTACTGTATTTTCCCAATCGCGGATGCTCCGATTCTTTTGTGATTATGAATCGATCGCTTTTTTACagaggcgggagcggcggcggaaccTCGCGGCCGCCAGCAGCTGCTGTGCGGCGGCCGGAGATTTCTGGCCGGGTCGAGGGACACGCCGTAGCTCCGGCAGGATCGCCTCCATTGGGCACATTCCCAGCCGTCatggtcgcgccgccgccgccgccaaaggCGATTTGATTCAGGTGGGTGGCCATGAAGAGATGCGCAGGTGGGTGGCAGCTGGAGGTGGATCGGGCCGAACGTGCGCGCGCGCTGGGCTGAGGCGGCGCTGAGTGGGCCAAGTAAACGGCCTAATAGTTAGATTATTCCAGCCCAATAGCCCATCTGTAATGGCTCAACTCCTTTTTCATCAAGAGGACGGCGGCCCAACTTCTcgtctttctttccttccataAACGAAAGCAGTTcccctaaaaaaaagaaaatagaaaacgAAAGCAGTGAACTGTGTCTGTAGCCCTTGATGACGTGCAATAGAGAGCATGGATGcacctttccaaaaaaaaaaaacagagagcatGGATGTAAAATTGCAAATCAAAAGCCTGATGCATCGATATGCTAGCTGCTTCGACATTCTATTCTACATACTGCGCTTGAAAGGGCGTGAAGAACACCCAtggcacggccacggccaccacgaaAGATCGAGAGCTACCTGAACCCTAGAGCGAGTAGATGCAGCAGTCGCAGTAGGCGATCGTGAGGCAGCACGCGTTTGCCGGCGGGGCTCCAGTTAAGCCATGTTTGCTGACACGCATGCAGTATATGGCTGTGAAAACCATGGCCGTCAATCCAGATATCTCTTGACCACGCGGCCACGCCCATGGCGGATGTGTGTCTGCAGATACGCGAGCATGGATGCTCGCACATCAGGCGTCTAGTGTGTGACGAGATAGATCCTAGCTAGATGACAAAGGTAATAAGCATGCAGCTAGCGTAGGTTCCTTGGAAATGCTTTTAGGCATACTACTATCACCAGGGAGCTATAGCTACAGCTAGCTATAGCCGGATGAGGTGTAGGCTTAGCTTTAGTAGGAGTAGTGTGAGCTCCCACTTTGGGAAGTGACTAGAAAGATCTGACAAAGATTGCTAGCTAGCTGCGTGCTGCTGAATGTCACGGCCCAGTCAAAGGAAGAAACTGTTagccgcggcgtcgccggctTTCTCTGCATGCTATGGCCTTGATGTTTGTTGCGGCGGCCGGCACAACTAGACGACAAACTCAAAGTGAGATTATATCATTTCAGATTTATGTAGACTATACCTAGATCGTCCCTTGTTGTTAGCTGGGGCTGGGGATGGTTTCTCCTTAATTAGATCCAAAACACGCAAAAAAGGCACATTTGGATCGCTTCCGGTTTATGTGTGGGTACTTGTACTAATGTAGTCATGTAAGAGTTTTACTACAATGGTTGTAGGTGTCAATTGGTATTTTCATATacctttttgttaaaaaaattgacGGTCTACGTGAcaaataattaaaaattaaattaaattgggTACCGTTTCCCTAATTTTGGTACTTAGTACCACCTATTCAGTACCTCTTGATACTAACTTTCTATAGATATATAGCTCTAGATACCTCATATATTTACATTGTAAGATTCTTTTTAGATGGATGGCATTTATTTTTGTTCTTGCAAAAATCCTCTGTAAATCTCTTCTGTTCCTAACTTGGTCGGCAGTCGATCAAGACACCTGTATGTTCTATGGAAAATTAAAACACACATATAGATCCTGCCTGTTCTTTTTAAACTAATCACGGAGGAAAGCATTTCATATCTTATTActagttactccctccgtttcaaattataggttgttttaacttttctaggtgcatagcatcTAAACATAGTGCATTTTTAAATGCATATAAGTATCTATGCACCTatcaaaattaaaataacctacaatttaaaatggagagAGTACACGGCAACCGGCCTCTTCTCCACCAACCGACGTTGCGTGCGGAATTCTCTGCTTGCTTGGCCACgcattttttgcaaaaaaatatctGACGATCATCTCTGACGATCGGAAAGGACTGGGACATGTGAAAATACAAACACGCACAAACCGGGTCGCTCTGTACTGAATCTACCTAGCTAGTAGCTATACACTGTTCGCCAATGGGAGAAAGAGGACCGGGGGGCCGGAACAGTCGAAGAACACAGCAACAGTGCGGCCGAACTGGAGAGGCAACAGTGGCGGGCGAGGCAGGCCGCCGACCCCATCCTCCTCCGTTGGGTTGGATGTGACCGCTACGActaccacctccaccacctgctCTCGCAACTATACCGGCGCGTGTATGTGTCCCTGTCACGACCCAGATCGGCTCATCCGCTACACTGAAAGGCAACTCTAGCCAGCACGCACGTTCTGCCATTGTATGTGCAGCGCTTAAGCCTAGGCTATAGCTTTGGGTAGCTACGGCCTACGGCGACTATACCCCAATGCTTTGTATAGTTGTATGCTTGCTGCTTGGTGTCGAAAAGGCCATGGATCTCGACCTGTCACATCCACGGCAATATGTGCATATAGTTTTGCGTTGCATTTGCATACATGGTCGAGGTCGACTCAGGATCATCCCATCACCGGGCCGGTTTCTGCTACTCTCTGCCTACTTGCCTAACGGTAGCATACGCCAAAAACATCAATATGTGCTCAAGcgtttttttccttcttaaaAGAACAATAACATTTCATCCATCCTTGCATAATAACCGTCGATTCATGATTCACGATCCATATGCGTATAGCTTAACTAATGTTGATTCCTTGTCGAGACGAATTGAGTGTCCATTTTCTTGTTAAAGATGGTGAGGCTTATAAAAACCCTATGGTTGCTTGATCGCCATTAGCCTTAGAAGGAGCTTCGGGGAGGCAGCAAGGTGGAGGAATGGGTGCTCACTTGCTCAGAGGCGATGATGATGGCACTCTTGTTTGTGGGCGGGAAATGCCGGCGGTCAGCTAGCGAGGAGGTAGAGATGTTTGTAATACAAGAGTAATGTGGAAGCGTTTCGCATTTGGTGGTGATCGGCGGTGGAGACTTCATGGAGATAGCTTTAGAGGGACAGGATGATAGAGCACGTACTAATTCACACCGCCAAATGTTATCAATCATAGGATAATCTGCTACCTTAATCCTCATTATATTGCATGGGTAACTTGCCctttattctatttttttttgcccaAATGAAACTTCGAACTTGGAACCAGCATGAAGAGATCAGtgagactttttttttctcttttgtctTTTTCTGACGAACCGATCCTGCAAGATCTTTGGCCTTCCCCTGGAATTAATGGAAAAAATGGATCATTTTCTTTACTGAAGGGTGGGCGCAGGGCGAACAATGGTTTTTCtggcacaattttttttttaaaatctcAAACCTTTCGTGGACTACGTGGAGATTACAAGTATATACCGGATGGTAATTGAAAGGAGGATCAGATCGAGCAGAGCACGCTCAACTCGAGTGCATAGCTTACATGGATGCACGTGGACTGTGGGTGGGTGAGTGTGCGTCAATAATAATCGATAAAAAATAATCTCatctcaaaataaaaaatagaaaccGAACGAAATGGGACTGATTATTTGGCGCACGTCTGCAGGCGGACTGGATTTGACGTCCGCAACCACACGCGGCGGGACCGCGACGACAGAGTTATTGGGCCGGGCCCACGTCGCTGTGTGGGCTGGGCCCCACGCCCCTCGACGAGGAATAGGACCACCCCCCGGGCCGAGATTGAGAGGTGATGTGACGCCTCGCCTATCTCCTCCACCCCCCATCCTCTCAGCCTCCTCCTGGCCGCCTGCTGCCTCTCCGCCCTACAGTGCCCTGCCATGCAGCTCGTACTGCTCGTATTCTATTGTTTTTTTCCGGCAAAACGGCTCGTGCTTCACCCTGATGTCTATCTGATCTGCAGTAGTACAACTACCACTACTACTACGTATCAACACATGCATTCCCAACATATATGGCCCAGCTCTATTTTTCATTCCAGCAAAGAAAATCAATCATTTTTGTATGGAAAGGAAattgtgattttttttcagaGCATAGGCATAAGGCATTGTGCTAGGGTTGTTTTTGAAAGCTGTGGCAGGCAAAGGTTATAATTGCAGAAACCTATAGCTAGCTCCTATTCCCGTAGATCAGTGTCCAGTCTACCACTAATCACCAGTACCACTACCATGTACCTTCCGATCGGGCGGGGGATGATGTCATTAATCATTTGTATGCATGTATTATGCATATAGCTCCGTATATACATGTAGCCGTAGCTCACCAACCATCTAATAAGGACATCCACATTTCATTGCACCCCTCCTGACTgctttttttttatagaaaaaataagGCTGGCGAGAGTGTGACTCTTATTTCGCGACAGCGTGCGTGAGTAGCAAATTAAAATTGAATAAAATCAAAAGCAGCAGTCAATAATAATCATCACAGGCTGTTAATTAGCACAAGGAACCCGATGGAATGACATAAAGTATTAGTTTAagttttgcttttctttgtaGAAAAACGCaaccaatatatttttttttctgaaaaagaaCAGGCTTTTTATGCCAGGTAGAAATGCTAGGTTTCAAACTAGACAACGAGGCGGCTGCATTCCAGCCGTTAAATCCATAAAGTGATCGAGGCCGACTGGCCGAGACAGGAAGGACACAATGCAAGCTACTAGTGTGTTTCCCCGATCCATCAGTTGGCACGTACACGTACACATACCGCCCGATCGTGAGTCGTGTGGCTGGCCTTGAAACTTGTCGCGTCAAATCGGAGCAACAGGGCTACGACGTTTTAAAGAGAAGGGCGGTGTACCTactgggccttgtttagttggccaatttgggaggtgccaaattactgttacagcactgtagcacactgtagcgtttcgtttgtatttgtgaattattgtccaaatattgactaattaggctcaaaagattcgtctcgtaaagtacaacaaaactgtgcaattactttttaatttcatctacatttagtactccatgcatgtaccgcaagtttgatgtgatggggaatcttctttttgcatagtgtcaaagttggaagttgggagtaagcCCTTGTAGCATCAACTGTTTCTCCGTGTACCTTCTCGAAGAACAGTCGCGCGCGTGtacaggccggccggccgggtggtggtggccggtggtgcgTACTGCAGCATGCAAATGCGTGCACAGTTGTGCATGTACGCGTACATGCATGGATGCTGGATCTAGCTACTTGCTTTTTGCTTAATAGGAGGGACACCGTGCAGTGTGTACATGTTTTCCTACAGGCAGCTCTCCGATACGAGGAACCGTGTGACGTTTAAATTTCAATTTAATTTATTAACCTCGGTGCAGTGCTCATATATCGCTCTCGATTAAATCGATATGTGTATGCATCATGTCCACTGTAACTGTTATTGGAATTCGATCTTATCCATACTCCCTCAATTTTAAATTATAAGTAAATTTATCCCAAGTCAAATTTCGATCGCATCTATAGAAAAATACTTAAATATCTACGACATCAAACTAGTTTCATTAGATATATCATAAAATGTATTTTATAatgcatttatttgatattatagatggcaatatatttttctataaactcaattaaaGTTAGACATGTTCGACTTAGATCCAAGCTAAAACAATATGTAATTTGAAACAAAATAAGTATATTCTATGATACGCTTAAGTATgtctctctctatatatgtatatatctatatatgtatatgcaTGTGTTGTATGGATGACCTAAATTTGCTGTACTTCTAGATGACTGGCAAGTGGCAAGCATGTGTACCCGTGTAGTTTAGACAGATCAGCACCCTTTTTTTGCGAGGAAGCTAGTCTAGATTATATGCTGTAAATGATTATGCTTCTTATTCCTCTTTTGGATTCTGACCCCAACATATGAAATTTAGATCGACTTTTTGCGTAATGTATAGAGATGAAGCTTATTAGGCACTTAGTTGCTTCACCAAATTATCATTTGGTATCATTGCACTGCACATTTAGTTCTTTTTATTTTGGTTTATTAATCATATcacaatataatttttttttttaaaatattttgttGGAAAAGGTTGAAGTAGGCACTGCTAGCCCTTTTTGTGAATGGTTTACAGTTATTGGTCTTCTTTTCAATTCCTCAAACAGCCAAAGGGATTTCTTAGTCTCGTTAAGATATTTTTCTAGAGTAATTTACTAAGAGGCATGATTTTTTTGTTAGGAAATTAAATGTTGTTTGTGATCTCTTGGTTGATAATTTATCACCCGCAAGAATATCTGAATTAGAATGTTAAACCCCCGGTCCTTTGCGAAAACTTCTAAGAATGATAATAATCCTCGACCATTCAATAAAACACACGGGAAATGCTGAAATATGTTGCAGCTAGCATGACTACAAAATTCAAAAACACTATGTACCTTTGGCTTGAGGAAGTACTTGAATTTCAATTTATTTATTGTAGCTAGCTTGGCTAGTAATCTTTCTCCATGCACTactcattattttttttataacttGCACTT
This window encodes:
- the LOC101760975 gene encoding 60S ribosomal protein L17 → MVKYSQESGNPTKSAKAMGRDLRVHFKNTRETAFALRKLSLTKAKRYLEDVMAHKQAIPFRRYCGGVGRTAQAKSRHSNGQGRWPVKSARFILDLLKNAESNADVKGLDVDNLYVSHIQVNQAQKQRRRTYRAHGRINPYMSSPCHIELILSEKEEPVKKEPDNIVAPRKQ